In the genome of Pontibacter actiniarum, the window GAAGGACGACTTCCTCTCCACGGTAACGCACGAGCTGCGCACCCCGCTTACCTCCATCCGGGCTCTGTCCGAGATACTGTACGACAACCCGGAGATGGAGCGCAGCGACCAGGAGCACTTTCTGCACACCATCGTGAAGGAGTCGGAGCGGCTGACGCGGCTGATTACGCACGTGCTGGACCTGGAGCGCTTCGAGAGCGGCCGCCAAAAGCTGAACCTGGAGCCGGTGCAGCTGAAGGAGGTAATACAGGAGTCGGTGGAGGCGCTGGCGCAGCTGGTGCAGGAGAAGCAGATAGAGCTGGTGGTGGATGTGCAGCACAGTTTGCCAAGTATAAACGCCGACCGCGATCGCCTGATACAGGTGCTGGTCAACCTTATCTCCAACGCCATCAAGTTCTGCAGCCCGGAAAACGGCCGCATCATCGTCTCCGCCTACTACATCGACGGAAACGTAAAGGTAAACGTGGTGGACAACGGCAAAGGGATAGACGCGGAGAGCCAGAAGCAGGTGTTCGATAAGTTTTACCAGGCCAAGCACCAGAACATCCGCAAGCCCGAGGGCAGCGGCCTGGGCCTGGCCATCAGCAAAAAGATAATAGAGTCGCACCAAGGGCGGCTGTGGGTCGAGAGCGAGCCGGGCAAAGGAGCCAGGTTCTCGTTTACGCTGCCTGTAAGGGTGGCGGCCCCCGCCGCTAAAGTATAAAACTATGCGTAACGTATGAGTAAGGCGAAAGAGAAGATGAAGGTGTTGGTCGTGGATGATGAGCCTAGTATCCTGATGCCGCTGGAGTTCCTGATGCGGAAGAACGGGTATCAGGTGTTTATCGCCCGCAACGGCACAGAGGCCATCGAAAGCGTAAACAAAGAGTTGCCGGAGGTGGTGGTGCTGGACATTATGATGCCCGACGTGGACGGCTACGAAGTATGCCGCCACATCCGGGGGAAAGAGGAAATGAACGGGGCAAAGGTTATTTTCCTGAGCGCCAAAACCAAGGATGCTGACATTAAAAAAGGCTATGCCGTGGGGGCGGACCTCTACATCCCGAAGCCCTTCTCCACGCGCTTCCTGATGGAGAAGATCAAAGACCTGACAGCGAGTTGACGGAAAACTAAAAAACTGGAACTATGGAGACTTTATCCCCAACACCAAACAACTATGCGGAGGCATACGCCCAAAGTATAGCCGACCCGGAGGCCTTCTGGGGTGAGCAGGCAGAGCAGCTGGCGTGGTACGAAAAGCCGCAGCAGGTGCTCACCACGGATGAGAACGGCTTCTACCGCTGGTACAAAGGCGGAAAGCTGAACACGGCCTACCTGGCCCTGGACTACCACGTGGAGAACGGCCGCGGCGATCAAACGGCCCTCATCTACGATTCTCCTGTAACGGGAACCATAAAGAAGTACACCTACGCGGAGCTGCGCGACTTTGTGGCCCGCTTTGCCGGCGCGCTGCAGCAGCTGGGGGTAGGCAAAGGCGATACCGTGGTCATCTACATGCCCGTTATACCGGAGGCGATGGTGGCCATGCTGGCCTGTGCGCGCCTGGGGGCGGTACACTCGGTGGTGTTTGGCGGCTTTGCCCCACACGAGCTCTGCGTGCGGATCGATGATGCCAAGCCTAAGGTGGTCATCTCTGCTTCCTGCGGCATCGAGTTCGACAAAGTGATACCCTACAAGCCGCTGCTGGACAAGGCGCTCAACGACAGCACGCACAAGCCGGAGCACACCATCATTTTCCAGCGGCCGCAGGTACAGGCGGCAATGCAGCAGGGGCGCGACCTGGATTACGTAGAGGTGCTGGAGCAGGCCGCGCCGGCCGACTGCGTGCCGGTGGATGCCACGGACCCGCTGTACATACTCTACACCTCCGGCACCACCGGCAAGCCCAAAGGCATCGTGCGCGACAACGGCGGCCATGCCGTGGCGCTCAAGTACAGCATGAAGGCCGTGTACGACGTAGACCCGGGCGATGTGTTCTGGGCTGCCTCGGATGTGGGCTGGGCGGTAGGCCACTCGTACCTCGTGTACGGCCCGCTGATCCATGGCTGCACCTCCATCCTTTTTGAGGGCAAACCGGTGCGCACACCTGATGCCGGAACCTTCTGGCGCATCATCCAACAACATGAGGTAAAGGTGCTGTTCACGGCTCCCACGGCCTTCCGCGCCATCAAGAAAGAGGACCCGGACGGGCTGCTGAAGAAAAAATACGACACGCCATCTTTAAAATACCTATTTTTAGCTGGAGAGCGCTGCGATGTGTCTACCTACTACTGGGCCAAAAACCTGTTGCAGGTGCCGGTGATAGACCACTGGTGGCAGACGGAGTCGGGGTGGCCGATGGTGGCGAACATGGCTGGGCTGGAGCTGCAGCCGGCCAAACCGGGCTCTGCGGGCAAACCAGTCTGCGGCTACGAGGTGCACATTCTGAACGAGGAGGGGCAGCAGCTGATACCGAACCAGGAGGGCGTTGTGGCCGTGAAGCTGCCTTTGCCCCCGGGCTGCCTGCCTACCCTGTGGGAGGATGATGAGCGCTTCCGGAAATCATACCTGGAGCGTTTCCCCGGCTACTACATGACCGGCGACGGCGGCTACATCGACGAGGAGGGCTACGTGTACATCATGGGGCGCATCGACGATGTGATCAACGTGTCGGGCCACAGGCTCTCTACCGGTGAAATGGAGGAAATGGTCTCCTCGCACCCGGCAGTGGCCGAGTGCGCCGTAATCGGCATCGCCGACGACCTGCGGGGCCAGCGGCCAGTCGGGCTGGTGGTGCTTAAAGACGGGCAAACCATAGGCGAACAGGAGCTGGAGCAGGAACTGGTGGCGCTGCTCCGGGATAAGATCGGGGCGGTGGCCTACTTCAAAACCGTGGTGCTGGTGCAGCGCCTGCCGAAAACGCGCTCCGGAAAGATACTCCGCCGCATCCTGCGCCACATTGCCGACGGCACGCCCTACGCTGTGCCGTCGACCATTGATGACCCGGCTATCCTGACCGAGATACACGACCATCTGAAGGCGCGGCGCATTGGAAACGCATTCATAAACCTTAAAACTAAATCTAACCAAGAACTACACCTTGCCATGACAAATTATCAAGTAAGCACCTACGACGAGTACCAGGACGCCTACAAGCGCAGCACAGAGGACCCCGAAGGGTTCTGGGCCGATGTTGCCGACACCTTTACCTGGCGCAAGAAGTGGGACAAGGTACTGGAGTGGAATTTTGAGGAGCCAAGCGTAAAGTGGTTCCAGGGCGGGAAGATGAACATCACCGAAAACTGCCTGGACCGCCACCTGAAAACGCGCGGCAATAAACTGGCCCTGATCTGGGAGCCCAACGACCCGAAGGAGCGCTTTGTCAGGCTAACATACCGTGAACTGCACGAAAAGGTGTGCCAGTTCGCCAACGTGCTCAAGAAGAACGGGGCGAAGAAGGGCGACCGCATCTGTATCTATATGCCGATGGTGCCGGAGCTGGCGATTGCCGTGCTGGCCTGTGCCCGTATTGGCGCCATCCACTCGGTGGTGTTTGCCGGTTTCTCCGCGTCGGCCATGGCCGACCGCATCAACGACGCGCAGTGCAGCATGGTGCTGACCTCGGACGGCCTGAACCGTGGAGCGAAGCAGATCCCGGTAAAGCGTGTGGTGGATGAGGCCCTGGAGGACTGTACCTCCGTTAAAAAAGTAATTGTAGTGGAGCGCCTGGGCTGGGCCGTGAACATGGTGGAAGGCCGCGATGTGTGGTACCACGATGAAGTGCAGACTGTCGGGAAAGACTGCCCTGCCGAGGAAATGGATGCTGAGGACATGCTGTTTATACTTTACACGTCCGGGTCTACGGGCAAGCCAAAAGGCGTTGTGCACACCTGCGGCGGCTACATGGTGTACGCGCAGTACAGTTTCTGCAACGTGTTCCAGTACCAGGAGAGCGATGTATACTGGTGCACCGCCGACATCGGCTGGATTACCGGCCACACCTACCTGGTGTACGGCCCGCTGCTGGCTGGTGCCACAACGCTGATGTTCGAAGGCGTACCAACTTACCCGGACATGGGCCGTTTCTGGCAGGTGGTGGATAAGTTTGGCGTTACCATCTTCTATACCGCGCCAACAGCCATCCGTGCGCTGATGGGCGGAGACCTGGACAACGTGCTGTCCTATAGCCTGGACTCGCTGCGGGTGCTGGGCTCCGTAGGCGAGCCGATCAACGAAGAGGCCTGGCATTGGTACCACATCCACGTGGGCAAGGAGGATTGCCCGGTGGTAGACACCTGGTGGCAAACCGAAACAGGCGGTATTATGATTTCCACCCTGGCCGATGTCACCCCGATGAAGCCGAGCCACGCCGGCCTGCCTTTGCCGGGTATCCAGCCGATACTGGTGGACAGCGATGGGAACGAGATCACTGAGAACGGTGTGGAGGGCTACCTGTGCGTGAAGTTCCCGTGGCCAAGTATGATCCGGACCACGTACGGCGACCATGAACGCGCCCGCCTGAGCTATTTCTCTACTTACAAAGGCCTGTACTTTACCGGTGACGGTGCCAAGCGTGATGAGAACGGCCTGTACCGTATCATCGGCCGCGTGGATGATGTAATCAACGTATCCGGCCACCGCTTTGGCACAGCCGAGATTGAGGAGGCCATCAACCATAACGAGCACGTGATTGAGTCTGCCGTGGTGGGCTATCCGCACGATGTGAAAGGGCAGGGGATCTACGCGTTTGTGATCCTGAAGGATAAACCTGAGCGCGACGACTGGTTGCGCGCCGAGATCATCGAAACCGTGGTGGAGAAGATCGGGAAGATTGCCAAGCCGGACAAGATTCAGATTGTAAGCGGCCTGCCAAAAACCCGCTCCGGCAAAATCATGCGCCGCATCCTGCGCAAAGTTGCCGAAGGAGACACCTCCAACCTGGGCGACACCTCAACGCTCCTTGATCCGGAGGTAGTAGAGGAAATCAAGAACGGTGCACTGTAACAGTATTTAGTTTAGTTGTTTAAAGCCCTGTAGCTACTGCTACAGGGCTTTTTTTGTTTTTGGTGTTGACGACCATGAAAAGGCTTCAAGATTTTGTAGCATAAGCTGCTGCTTTTCTCCCCAATCTTTACCTAAGAACAGGAGAGGAAGGCTGTAGTTGAGTTGGCGAAAGGTTAAGCCATATGTCTCCGGTTTTTGCAGGAACACCCCCTTCCCCCTGCAAAGGGAGACTTAGCTTTTGTTGTATTGCGATGGCTGCGGCTAAAGGATAATATTTCCAGTCCTTGGGTTGAGCACTCCAAAGCAGAAGGTGAAACAGTAGGTGCTTGGGAGCTGCAGGATGAACGGGAGCTAGAAAAGGGCAGCTTGGCTGAAGTTGCAGGAAGCAGAGGCTACGCAAGTATAGCAGGGGCCGTCGCGGGCCAGAAAAGTTGTGAACAGCGGCAGCAAGTACGGTGTTTCAAACCAGTTGAGTTTACAACTCCACATCATGGTAAGATACGGGTTGGGAACTTGCGCCAGCGGGAAGGCAGCCAGAGAAGTACCTTAACTCCAAACCCCTTGCACCTCATCCATAAAACGCTTAACTTATACTAGCAAAAGCACTGCCCTATGAAACCCGCCAACGCCATACAAGAGCGCGTACTGGAGTTCCTGAAACAGTACCCGCCGTTTAACCTGATAGCACAGGATGAACTCCGGCAACTGGCGGGGCAGGTGCGGGTGCAGTACCTGGAGCCGGAGCAGGTGCTGTTTAAGCAGGGCGACACACCGCATGAGGTGTTTTATGTGGTGCGGCAGGGTTCGGTAAGGCTGGAGCAGGGGCCTGAGGATGAGAGGCGCCTGGTGGATGTATGCGACGAGGGAGATG includes:
- a CDS encoding response regulator transcription factor, producing the protein MSKAKEKMKVLVVDDEPSILMPLEFLMRKNGYQVFIARNGTEAIESVNKELPEVVVLDIMMPDVDGYEVCRHIRGKEEMNGAKVIFLSAKTKDADIKKGYAVGADLYIPKPFSTRFLMEKIKDLTAS
- the acs gene encoding acetate--CoA ligase; this encodes MTNYQVSTYDEYQDAYKRSTEDPEGFWADVADTFTWRKKWDKVLEWNFEEPSVKWFQGGKMNITENCLDRHLKTRGNKLALIWEPNDPKERFVRLTYRELHEKVCQFANVLKKNGAKKGDRICIYMPMVPELAIAVLACARIGAIHSVVFAGFSASAMADRINDAQCSMVLTSDGLNRGAKQIPVKRVVDEALEDCTSVKKVIVVERLGWAVNMVEGRDVWYHDEVQTVGKDCPAEEMDAEDMLFILYTSGSTGKPKGVVHTCGGYMVYAQYSFCNVFQYQESDVYWCTADIGWITGHTYLVYGPLLAGATTLMFEGVPTYPDMGRFWQVVDKFGVTIFYTAPTAIRALMGGDLDNVLSYSLDSLRVLGSVGEPINEEAWHWYHIHVGKEDCPVVDTWWQTETGGIMISTLADVTPMKPSHAGLPLPGIQPILVDSDGNEITENGVEGYLCVKFPWPSMIRTTYGDHERARLSYFSTYKGLYFTGDGAKRDENGLYRIIGRVDDVINVSGHRFGTAEIEEAINHNEHVIESAVVGYPHDVKGQGIYAFVILKDKPERDDWLRAEIIETVVEKIGKIAKPDKIQIVSGLPKTRSGKIMRRILRKVAEGDTSNLGDTSTLLDPEVVEEIKNGAL